Proteins co-encoded in one Gouania willdenowi chromosome 1, fGouWil2.1, whole genome shotgun sequence genomic window:
- the LOC114466794 gene encoding trichohyalin isoform X2 — MSVCWSFYGFVHTLLLLLGRGYSIACPSTIQRKRQVRFSARHDIILLKEVIVQNPFASKEPGRMWARVGENITAALQEENFEVDARRCRERTMLLLDYYKKQDYSSLRRFGTERLYAQKEDLLHEVLELEAEKGLLACSEGTKYHDDEKRNRSIEELLLPEQDKPIISITQIPAAEPERDGEEMAAPTAKQPCQCCCQTYSEILSFLEKRAEAEQRLREEELSLRREELEIQRSKIVLEREHLGAERKERERRFELESQERQVILDLLKEKVLKS, encoded by the exons ATGAGTGTCTGTTGGAGCTTCTATGGGTTCGTGCAcacgctcctcctcctcctcggaAGGG gttATTCCATTGCCTGCCCTTCCACAATTCAACGAAAGCGTCAGGTGCGTTTCTCAGCACGCCATGACATCATCCTTCTGAAGGAGGTTATTGTTCAAAACCCGTTTGCCTCCAAAGAGCCag GACGGATGTGGGCCCGCGTAGGAGAGAATATCACAGCTGCTCTGCAAGAAGAAAACTTTGAAGTAGATGCCAGGAGGTGCAGAGAGAGGACCATGTTGCTGTTGGACTATTACAAGAAGCAGGATTATTCCAGTCTGCGAAG GTTTGGAACAGAGAGGTTATATGCCCAAAAAGAAGATCTGCTACATGAGGTTCTGGAGCTGGAGGCTGAGAAAGGGCTGTTGGCCTGCAGTGAAGGGACCAAGTACCAC gatgatgaaaaaagaaacagaagCATTGAAGAACTCCTCCTACCAGAACAGGATAAACCCATCATTTCTATCACACAAATACCTGctgcag AGCCAGAAAGGGATGGAGAGGAAATGGCTGCGCCCACAGCGAAGCAGCCGTGTCAGTGTTGCTGCCAAACCTACTCTGAGATCCTCAGCTTTCTAGAGAAACGTGCAGAGGCAGAGCAACGACTGCGAGAAGAGGAGCTTTCACTGCGCAGAGAAGAACTGGAAATCCAGAGGA gTAAAATTGTTCTGGAGAGAGAACATCTTGGTGCAGAGAGAAAAGAGAGGGAGCGGAGATTTGAGCTTGAAAGCCAAGAGAGGCAGGTTATACTGGACTTGTTAAAAGAGAAGGTGCTTAAAAGCTAA
- the LOC114468874 gene encoding phosphoribosyl pyrophosphate synthase-associated protein 1-like, translated as MNVSRSGYRVFCANSTSACTELAKSITERLGVELGKSVVFQEADAETRVDVRESVRGQDIFIIQTIPRDVNTAIMELLVMAYALKTSCAKNIIGVIPYFPYSKQCKMRKRGSIVCKLLASMLAKAGLTHIITMDLHQKEIQGFFNFPVDNLRASPFLLQYIQEEIPDYRNAIIVAKSPSAAKRAQSYAERLRLGLAVIHGEANHSESDMADGRQSPPLSRTTPGHTGLELPLMMAKEKPPITVVGDVGGRIAIIIDDIIDDVEDFVAAAEILKERGAYKIYIMATHGLLSAEAPRLIEESQIDEVVVTNTVPHEVQKLQCPKIKTVDVSMILAEAIRRIHNGESMAYLFRNITVDD; from the exons ATGAATGTTTCACGAAGCGGTTACCGAGTGTTTTGTGCTAACTCCACCTCTGCCTGCACTGAGCTGGCCAAGAGCATCACAGA GCGATTGGGTGTGGAGTTAGGCAAATCTGTTGTTTTTCAAGAAGCTGATGCTG agACCAGAGTAGATGTCAGAGAATCTGTCAGAGGACAAGACATCTTCATTATTCAGACCATTCCCAG AGATGTAAACACGGCTATAATGGAGCTGCTGGTCATGGCTTATGCCCTCAAAACATCTTGCGCCAAGAACATTATCGGAGTCATTCCTTACTTTCCGTACAGCAAACAGTGCAAGATGAGGAAGAGAGGATCCATTGTCTGCAAGCTGTTAGCATCCATGTTAGCTAAAGCTG GGCTTACACACATCATCACTATGGACCTACACCAGAAGGAGATCCAGGGTTTCTTTAACTTTCCAGTTGACAACCTACGTGCTTCTCCTTTCCTCCTCCAGTACATCCAGGAGGAG ATTCCAGATTACAGAAATGCAATAATTGTTGCAAAATCTCCATCAGCTGCAAAGAG agctCAGTCTTATGCTGAGAGGCTGAGACTTGGATTGGCAGTTATACACGGCGAGGCTAATCATTCAGAGTCAGACATGGCTGACGGTCGCCAGTCGCCCCCTTTGTCCCGGACCACACCAGGTCACACCGGCCTGGAGCTGCCAT TGATGATGGCAAAAGAGAAGCCTCCCATTACTGTTGTTGGAGATGTTGGAGGAAGGATCGCCATTATTATT GATGATATCATCGATGATGTGGAGGACTTTGTTGCAGCAGCAGAGATCCTGAAAGAACGTGGAGCCTATAAGATCTACATCATGGCTACGCATGGCCTGTTGTCTGCAGAAGCACCAAGACTCATAGAGGAGTCTCAAATTGATGAG GTTGTGGTGACCAACACGGTCCCTCATGAGGTGCAGAAGCTGCAGTGTCCAAAAATCAAAACTGTGGATGTCTCCATGATCTTGGCCGAGGCCATTCGTCGCATTCACAACGGCGAGTCCATGGCTTATCTGTTCCGTAACATCACTGTGGATGACTGA
- the LOC114466794 gene encoding trichohyalin isoform X1 yields the protein MELVMVEVPTNHVERYTTNSTSNTQMQPLGYSIACPSTIQRKRQVRFSARHDIILLKEVIVQNPFASKEPGRMWARVGENITAALQEENFEVDARRCRERTMLLLDYYKKQDYSSLRRFGTERLYAQKEDLLHEVLELEAEKGLLACSEGTKYHDDEKRNRSIEELLLPEQDKPIISITQIPAAEPERDGEEMAAPTAKQPCQCCCQTYSEILSFLEKRAEAEQRLREEELSLRREELEIQRSKIVLEREHLGAERKERERRFELESQERQVILDLLKEKVLKS from the exons ATGGAACTGGTTATGGTAGAAGTGCCGACCAATCACGTTGAGAGATACACAACCAACTCTACGTCTAACACGCAAATGCAGCCACTTG gttATTCCATTGCCTGCCCTTCCACAATTCAACGAAAGCGTCAGGTGCGTTTCTCAGCACGCCATGACATCATCCTTCTGAAGGAGGTTATTGTTCAAAACCCGTTTGCCTCCAAAGAGCCag GACGGATGTGGGCCCGCGTAGGAGAGAATATCACAGCTGCTCTGCAAGAAGAAAACTTTGAAGTAGATGCCAGGAGGTGCAGAGAGAGGACCATGTTGCTGTTGGACTATTACAAGAAGCAGGATTATTCCAGTCTGCGAAG GTTTGGAACAGAGAGGTTATATGCCCAAAAAGAAGATCTGCTACATGAGGTTCTGGAGCTGGAGGCTGAGAAAGGGCTGTTGGCCTGCAGTGAAGGGACCAAGTACCAC gatgatgaaaaaagaaacagaagCATTGAAGAACTCCTCCTACCAGAACAGGATAAACCCATCATTTCTATCACACAAATACCTGctgcag AGCCAGAAAGGGATGGAGAGGAAATGGCTGCGCCCACAGCGAAGCAGCCGTGTCAGTGTTGCTGCCAAACCTACTCTGAGATCCTCAGCTTTCTAGAGAAACGTGCAGAGGCAGAGCAACGACTGCGAGAAGAGGAGCTTTCACTGCGCAGAGAAGAACTGGAAATCCAGAGGA gTAAAATTGTTCTGGAGAGAGAACATCTTGGTGCAGAGAGAAAAGAGAGGGAGCGGAGATTTGAGCTTGAAAGCCAAGAGAGGCAGGTTATACTGGACTTGTTAAAAGAGAAGGTGCTTAAAAGCTAA
- the LOC114466077 gene encoding GTP-binding protein Rhes-like yields the protein MSLEVKEKTQVRLVFLGAAGVGKTALIRRFLQDTFEPKHRRTVEEMHSKEYDIGGVKVTVEILDTSGSYSFPAMRKLSIQNSDAFALVYAVDDPESLEAVKSLRDEILEIKEDKYTPIVVVGNKVDRQEERQVSSEDVLSTVEMDWNNSYLEASAKENANVVEVFKELLQQANLPSRLSPALRRRRETFPKDTDFRPPMNKTNSCILS from the coding sequence ATGTCTTTAGAGGTGAAAGAGAAGACCCAGGTCCGTCTGGTGTTTCTGGGAGCAGCAGGAGTGGGCAAGACAGCCCTGATCAGGCGCTTTCTCCAAGACACCTTTGAGCCCAAACACCGACGCACCGTGGAGGAGATGCACAGCAAGGAGTACGACATCGGTGGGGTCAAGGTCACAGTGGAGATCTTGGACACCAGCGGTAGCTACTCCTTTCCCGCCATGCGCAAGCTCTCCATACAAAACAGTGACGCCTTCGCACTAGTGTACGCCGTGGATGACCCCGAGTCACTGGAGGCTGTCAAAAGCCTCCGAGATGAGATTCTGGAGATCAAGGAGGACAAGTACACACCTATTGTGGTGGTGGGGAACAAAGTGGACCGACAGGAGGAACGTCAAGTGTCCAGCGAGGATGTGCTGTCGACCGTGGAGATGGACTGGAACAACAGTTACCTGGAAGCCTCGGCGAAGGAGAACGCCAACGTGGTGGAGGTGTTCAAGGAGCTCCTGCAGCAGGCCAACCTTCCCAGTCGACTCAGTCCTGCACTCCGCAGGCGCAGGGAGACCTTCCCCAAAGACACCGACTTCCGTCCCCCTATGAACAAAACCAACAGCTGCATTCTGTCATAA